A genomic stretch from Desulfotignum balticum DSM 7044 includes:
- a CDS encoding DUF2442 domain-containing protein, producing MSTAVEITEPRLTNIEITDSEITAFLSDGRRISVPLAWSWRLSDATPKQRQNYEIIGTGQGIHWPDIDEDISIEGMLFGIPARRPQLLSA from the coding sequence ATGAGCACTGCGGTTGAAATTACAGAACCAAGATTGACTAACATAGAAATAACAGACAGTGAGATAACGGCCTTTCTTTCTGACGGTCGAAGAATAAGTGTTCCATTGGCCTGGTCTTGGAGGTTGTCGGACGCAACTCCGAAACAGCGTCAAAATTACGAAATAATCGGCACTGGGCAAGGTATTCACTGGCCTGACATTGATGAGGATATAAGTATTGAAGGAATGCTTTTTGGTATCCCCGCACGACGTCCTCAACTTTTATCTGCTTAA
- a CDS encoding NUDIX domain-containing protein, translating to MSIPLKWEFPGGEIKPGETSEHCRCREIAGELAVQVPVYHTLVQGTHAYPDFTITLREHAAVVWKAGS from the coding sequence ATGTCCATACCTTTGAAGTGGGAGTTTCCCGGCGGCGAAATCAAACCAGGCGAAACCTCGGAACACTGCCGTTGCCGGGAAATTGCCGGGGAACTGGCCGTCCAGGTGCCCGTGTACCATACCCTGGTTCAAGGGACCCATGCGTATCCGGATTTTACCATCACCCTGCGGGAGCATGCGGCCGTGGTTTGGAAAGCTGGAAGCTGA
- a CDS encoding CHASE domain-containing protein, whose amino-acid sequence MVTEYNRDQKFVSLKQLLRYATLLILFCITAWLWWMWNEANREREQARFNLYTEKIGADIQARLHNYKMVLQGGAGVFAASEEVNRQEWRAYYEFRQIKHLYPGFYAVGFFSVVRQERLDRHIQEIRATGMPDYAVWPAAERTIYAPLVFMEPFEALDPRTLGWDGFSIPGVRAAMERACDTGEFTMSEMVSLPMDEDRAAFLMVLPVFEGHYLPDNPADRRLAIEGFLAYMIFVDELMAGIFSSPSENISFALFSSVDSDVPLYAGSRFSGGAGPEGTPMFSRRRVLDLYGQQWVLEFNSTRAFESSVDHWTPRGILAAGLAVGILAFLWMRALEKTNDRAKILAATLTAALQESNDTYRLLLDNLPVGVAHIGRGMEVLSVNATMHRWFPGMDTAGKPLCHTVLHVPGRTEPCTGCPVEQVLADGRPCETERQASTSEGVLDFHMTAVPIRDTKQTLQSVLLVIKDITGEKKAEQDRIARRAAEKANQAKSAFLSNMSHEIRTPLNAIIGFGAVLQRDTSLTPVQARQVQTVNRSSRHLLNLINDILDISKIEAGQLSLNISDFALHDLLDDLELMFRSRAEAMGLAINVERMDNVPQYVKGDEGKLRQVLVNLLGNALKFTESGGVGLRIRADAAGSRTGGPGEDLHLRFEVEDSGCGISEEALGQIFKPFQQADNGVKAGGTGLGLAISRALIQLMGGTITVKSTVGKGSCFFFHITVQPAEQADKPSAAVTPQVTGIAPGTGPWRILVVDDQPENRMLLHDLLQPVGFEIKEAANGAEALTLFEKWAPHAVLMDMRMPVMDGYEATRRIKSTPKGRVTPVIAVTASAFEDNRSDIQNAGTDAFIRKPFRPEEMFEALKHALGITFVYANDAGQASRKTSAWSLKPEDLGILSADLVQAMCQAVEIGDMTELGTLIDRVRETDEPTADRLRTLADQYDYDKLFRVLSNKAETGNKEETG is encoded by the coding sequence ATGGTAACCGAATATAACAGGGATCAAAAATTTGTGAGCCTCAAACAGCTGCTGCGCTATGCCACACTGCTGATTTTGTTCTGTATCACGGCCTGGCTGTGGTGGATGTGGAATGAAGCGAACCGGGAAAGGGAGCAGGCCCGGTTCAATCTGTATACAGAAAAAATCGGTGCCGATATCCAGGCACGGCTTCATAATTATAAGATGGTTCTTCAGGGCGGGGCCGGGGTGTTTGCCGCCTCCGAAGAAGTGAACAGACAGGAGTGGCGGGCCTATTATGAGTTCCGGCAGATCAAGCACCTGTATCCGGGATTTTATGCGGTGGGTTTTTTTTCCGTGGTCAGACAAGAGCGGCTGGACCGGCATATTCAGGAGATCCGGGCAACAGGGATGCCCGACTATGCGGTCTGGCCGGCGGCCGAGCGGACGATCTATGCCCCGCTGGTGTTTATGGAACCCTTTGAAGCACTGGATCCTCGTACCCTCGGGTGGGACGGTTTTTCCATCCCCGGGGTCAGAGCAGCCATGGAACGGGCCTGTGATACTGGGGAGTTTACCATGTCTGAAATGGTAAGCCTGCCCATGGATGAAGACCGTGCTGCATTTCTCATGGTTCTTCCCGTGTTTGAAGGTCACTATCTGCCGGATAATCCGGCAGACCGAAGGCTGGCCATTGAGGGTTTTCTGGCTTATATGATCTTTGTCGATGAACTGATGGCCGGTATCTTTTCAAGCCCATCTGAAAATATTTCCTTTGCCCTGTTCAGCAGCGTTGATTCGGATGTGCCGTTATATGCCGGCAGCCGGTTTTCCGGCGGTGCCGGCCCGGAAGGCACACCGATGTTCTCCCGACGCCGGGTCCTCGATCTTTATGGGCAGCAGTGGGTGCTGGAATTTAACAGCACCCGTGCTTTTGAATCCAGTGTGGATCACTGGACCCCCCGGGGGATACTGGCAGCCGGTCTGGCCGTAGGCATCCTGGCGTTTCTATGGATGCGGGCCCTGGAAAAAACGAATGACCGGGCAAAAATCCTGGCAGCAACGCTGACCGCCGCTTTGCAGGAAAGCAATGACACCTACCGGCTGCTGCTTGACAATCTGCCCGTGGGGGTGGCCCACATCGGCAGAGGAATGGAGGTGCTGTCGGTCAATGCCACCATGCACCGGTGGTTTCCGGGCATGGATACGGCAGGCAAACCGCTCTGCCATACTGTTTTACATGTTCCGGGCAGAACAGAACCATGCACGGGATGTCCCGTGGAACAGGTGCTGGCGGACGGCCGTCCCTGCGAAACTGAAAGGCAGGCATCGACATCTGAAGGTGTCCTGGATTTTCACATGACCGCCGTCCCTATCAGGGATACCAAACAAACCCTTCAAAGCGTGCTGCTGGTGATCAAAGACATTACCGGCGAAAAAAAGGCGGAGCAGGACCGCATTGCCCGCCGGGCCGCAGAAAAAGCCAACCAGGCAAAAAGCGCTTTTCTGTCCAACATGAGCCATGAGATCCGCACACCCCTCAATGCCATTATCGGGTTCGGCGCAGTGCTCCAGCGGGATACATCCCTGACTCCAGTGCAGGCCCGGCAGGTACAGACCGTCAATCGCAGCAGCCGGCACCTGCTGAACCTGATCAACGATATCCTGGATATTTCAAAGATCGAAGCGGGCCAGCTGTCGTTGAACATCTCCGATTTTGCCCTCCATGACCTGCTGGATGACCTGGAATTGATGTTCCGTTCCCGGGCGGAAGCCATGGGGCTGGCGATCAACGTGGAACGGATGGACAACGTGCCGCAGTATGTGAAAGGTGACGAAGGCAAGCTCCGCCAGGTACTGGTCAATCTGCTGGGAAATGCCCTGAAATTTACGGAATCCGGCGGAGTGGGATTGCGTATCCGGGCAGATGCAGCCGGCAGCCGGACCGGAGGTCCCGGAGAGGACCTGCATCTCCGGTTTGAAGTGGAAGACAGTGGCTGCGGTATTTCAGAAGAAGCACTGGGGCAAATTTTCAAACCGTTCCAACAGGCCGATAACGGGGTGAAAGCCGGGGGTACCGGACTGGGGCTGGCCATTTCCAGGGCACTGATCCAGCTCATGGGCGGGACCATCACCGTGAAAAGCACGGTGGGTAAAGGCAGCTGCTTTTTCTTTCATATCACGGTTCAGCCGGCCGAACAGGCTGACAAACCATCGGCGGCCGTTACACCGCAGGTGACCGGCATCGCGCCCGGCACCGGACCCTGGCGGATACTGGTGGTGGATGATCAACCGGAAAACCGCATGCTTCTCCATGATCTTCTTCAGCCGGTGGGGTTTGAAATCAAAGAGGCAGCCAACGGGGCCGAGGCTTTGACCCTCTTTGAAAAATGGGCGCCCCATGCCGTGCTCATGGATATGCGGATGCCGGTCATGGACGGATATGAAGCCACCCGGCGGATCAAGTCAACGCCAAAGGGACGGGTCACACCGGTCATTGCCGTCACTGCCAGCGCATTTGAAGACAACCGATCTGACATTCAGAATGCCGGAACCGATGCGTTCATTCGTAAACCGTTCAGACCGGAGGAAATGTTTGAAGCGCTGAAACATGCCCTGGGAATCACTTTTGTTTATGCAAATGACGCCGGCCAGGCATCCCGTAAAACCAGTGCCTGGTCCCTGAAGCCGGAAGATCTGGGGATCCTGTCCGCAGACCTGGTCCAGGCCATGTGCCAGGCAGTGGAAATTGGGGATATGACGGAACTGGGGACATTGATCGACCGGGTCCGGGAAACAGATGAACCGACCGCAGACAGGCTACGAACCCTGGCGGATCAGTATGACTATGACAAACTGTTTCGTGTATTATCAAACAAGGCTGAAACCGGAAACAAGGAGGAAACTGGATGA
- a CDS encoding response regulator: MIPANEKATIMLVDDTPANLKLLEQLLKKEGCRVMQFPNGRTALGALVRKQPDLILLDIMMPEMDGFEVCARLKENEATRDIPVIFISALADTEHKIRAFTEGGVDYVTKPFQEEEILARVKTHLSLRQMQQELRKHNLYLEELVREKVREISESQLSTIHAVSKLAEYRDDETGRHIERTRLFCRMLAEVLAEKSRYSGSINKTFIENIYHAAPLHDIGKVGIPDSILLKPGKLDTEEFEIIKTHTTIGAMTLQQVRNKYPQNAFVNMGIALTRSHHEKWDGSGYPDGLSGENIPLSARIMAVADVYDALRSERPYKKAFSHEKSCGIIREGNGSHFDPDIVAAFNSIHLELAQVREQIKGHDIMSPSE, translated from the coding sequence ATGATCCCTGCCAACGAAAAAGCAACCATCATGCTGGTAGATGACACACCAGCCAACCTGAAGCTGCTCGAACAACTGCTCAAGAAAGAAGGGTGCCGGGTGATGCAGTTTCCAAACGGCCGCACCGCCCTGGGCGCACTGGTCAGAAAGCAGCCAGACCTGATTCTACTGGATATCATGATGCCTGAAATGGATGGATTTGAGGTGTGCGCCCGGCTCAAAGAAAATGAGGCGACCCGGGATATTCCCGTGATTTTCATCAGTGCTCTGGCAGACACTGAACACAAAATCAGGGCGTTTACCGAAGGCGGTGTGGACTATGTAACCAAGCCGTTCCAGGAAGAGGAGATCCTGGCCCGGGTCAAAACCCACCTCAGTCTCCGGCAGATGCAGCAGGAACTTCGAAAACACAATCTTTACCTGGAAGAACTGGTGCGGGAAAAGGTCAGAGAGATTTCAGAGTCTCAATTGTCCACCATCCATGCCGTGTCCAAGCTGGCGGAATACCGCGATGATGAGACCGGCCGGCATATCGAGCGCACCCGGCTTTTCTGCCGAATGCTTGCCGAAGTGCTCGCGGAAAAATCCAGGTATTCCGGCAGTATCAATAAAACCTTTATCGAAAATATTTATCATGCCGCACCGCTGCACGATATCGGCAAGGTCGGCATTCCGGACAGCATACTCCTCAAACCCGGAAAACTGGATACAGAGGAGTTCGAAATAATCAAGACCCACACCACCATCGGGGCAATGACCCTGCAACAGGTCAGAAACAAATATCCCCAGAACGCGTTTGTGAACATGGGGATCGCACTGACCCGCTCCCACCATGAAAAATGGGACGGGTCCGGGTATCCGGACGGCCTGTCCGGTGAGAATATCCCCCTGAGCGCAAGGATCATGGCCGTCGCCGACGTCTATGACGCGCTCCGGTCGGAACGGCCTTACAAAAAGGCGTTTTCCCACGAAAAAAGCTGCGGGATCATCCGGGAAGGCAATGGAAGCCACTTTGACCCTGACATTGTGGCAGCCTTTAACTCAATCCATCTGGAACTGGCTCAAGTAAGGGAACAAATAAAAGGTCATGACATCATGTCACCTTCT
- the cobT gene encoding nicotinate-nucleotide--dimethylbenzimidazole phosphoribosyltransferase produces MSLLETTISEIRKELDPAALAAAKDRLRNQAKPPGSLGVMEDISARLAAIKGTLDVRLTHKRIVTCAGDHGVVEEGVSLFPAEVTPQMVLNFAGGGASVNVIAKHAGAEVKAADIGVNYDFDPALPIFHKKVRHGTANFTKEPAMTRNEAIRSIEAGIEIVSELEAETPVDLLGTGDMGIGNTTPSTAVIAAFSGLPVEKLTGRGTGIDDAALANKIAVIQKGLDLHTPDPKDPLDILSKVGGLEIGALAGLVLGAASRGIPVICDGLISTAGALIACELAPAAKNYLFVSHQSVEIGHKYMHDRLGLSPLIDLNFRLGEGTGAAVCMELLDLSTRILADIKTFEEVGVTNID; encoded by the coding sequence ATGTCATTGCTTGAAACCACGATTTCAGAAATCCGGAAAGAACTGGACCCGGCCGCCCTGGCAGCGGCCAAAGACCGGCTGCGCAATCAGGCCAAACCCCCGGGAAGTTTAGGCGTCATGGAAGATATCTCCGCCCGTCTGGCCGCCATCAAAGGGACCCTTGACGTCAGGCTGACCCATAAGCGTATTGTCACCTGTGCCGGGGATCATGGTGTGGTGGAAGAAGGAGTCAGTCTGTTTCCGGCGGAAGTCACGCCCCAGATGGTGCTCAATTTTGCCGGGGGCGGGGCATCCGTGAATGTGATTGCCAAACATGCCGGGGCTGAGGTCAAGGCCGCGGATATCGGGGTCAACTATGATTTTGATCCGGCATTGCCCATTTTCCACAAAAAAGTACGCCACGGCACCGCCAATTTCACCAAAGAACCGGCCATGACCCGGAACGAAGCGATCCGTTCCATCGAAGCCGGCATCGAGATCGTCTCCGAGCTGGAAGCGGAAACCCCTGTGGATCTGCTGGGAACCGGGGATATGGGCATCGGCAATACCACGCCGTCCACTGCGGTGATTGCCGCATTCTCCGGCCTGCCCGTGGAAAAACTCACGGGCCGGGGCACGGGCATTGATGATGCGGCCCTGGCCAACAAAATCGCCGTGATTCAAAAAGGGCTGGATCTGCATACGCCGGATCCCAAAGATCCGTTGGATATTTTGTCCAAGGTGGGCGGTCTGGAGATCGGGGCCCTGGCCGGGCTGGTCCTGGGGGCGGCATCCCGCGGCATCCCGGTGATCTGTGACGGATTGATCTCCACGGCCGGGGCTTTGATCGCCTGCGAGCTGGCTCCGGCGGCAAAAAATTATCTGTTTGTGAGTCACCAGTCAGTGGAGATCGGTCATAAATATATGCACGACCGGCTGGGGCTGTCACCGCTCATCGATCTGAATTTCCGTCTGGGGGAGGGCACGGGTGCGGCCGTGTGCATGGAACTGCTGGATCTGTCCACCCGGATTCTGGCGGACATCAAAACCTTTGAAGAGGTGGGTGTGACCAATATCGACTAG
- the thiC gene encoding phosphomethylpyrimidine synthase ThiC, protein MITQLESARQGILTSEMKSIAGQEGLDETFILDHVAKGEIVIPCNPNRKHQKPVGIGTGLRTKVNASIGTSSDICDIGLEVEKARAAEEECADTLMELSAAGDMNKIRRTVLDSTNLPVGNVPLYQAFKETIQKYRNPAKLDPEYLFDLMEQQLADGLSFMAIHCGINRYAIDRLRKQGFRYGGLASKGGTFMVAWMDINQRENPLYEQFDRVCRLMKKYDAVLSLGNGIRAGAIHDSHDRAQMAEMIINCELAEIGREMGCQTMVEGPGHVPLDEIEGNIMLEKRMSGNAPYYVLGPIPCDTGAGYDHISAAIGAASSARFGADLVCYITPAEHLALPDVHDVREGVRATRLAVRIGDLAKYPDRRDTEKQAALARRDMRWEDLSRHLLFPDIAEAVRSARAPEEKQTCTMCGDFCAMKKGMELFETDIKEKR, encoded by the coding sequence ATGATCACTCAGCTGGAATCTGCCCGTCAGGGCATTCTTACGTCTGAAATGAAGTCCATTGCCGGGCAGGAAGGTCTGGATGAGACCTTTATCCTGGATCATGTGGCAAAAGGGGAGATCGTCATCCCCTGCAATCCCAACAGAAAACATCAGAAACCCGTCGGCATCGGCACGGGCCTGCGCACCAAAGTCAATGCCTCCATCGGCACCTCGTCGGATATCTGCGACATCGGTCTGGAGGTGGAAAAGGCCCGGGCCGCAGAAGAAGAATGCGCCGACACCCTTATGGAGCTGTCCGCTGCCGGTGACATGAACAAAATCCGGCGGACCGTTCTGGACAGCACAAACCTGCCCGTGGGCAATGTGCCGCTGTACCAGGCGTTCAAGGAAACCATCCAAAAATACAGAAATCCGGCAAAACTGGACCCGGAGTATCTGTTTGATCTCATGGAGCAGCAGCTGGCCGACGGATTGAGTTTCATGGCCATTCACTGCGGCATCAACCGGTATGCCATCGACCGCTTGAGAAAACAGGGGTTCCGCTACGGCGGCCTGGCCTCCAAAGGCGGGACGTTCATGGTGGCCTGGATGGATATCAATCAAAGGGAAAACCCGCTGTATGAACAGTTCGACCGGGTGTGCCGTCTGATGAAAAAATATGATGCCGTGCTGTCTTTGGGCAACGGGATCCGGGCCGGAGCGATTCACGACAGCCATGACCGGGCCCAGATGGCAGAGATGATCATCAACTGCGAACTGGCGGAGATCGGACGGGAAATGGGGTGCCAGACCATGGTGGAAGGCCCGGGCCATGTGCCTTTAGATGAGATTGAAGGCAACATCATGCTGGAAAAACGCATGTCCGGCAACGCGCCCTATTATGTGCTGGGACCCATCCCCTGCGACACGGGTGCCGGATACGATCATATTTCTGCGGCCATCGGCGCGGCCAGTTCGGCCCGGTTCGGGGCCGACCTGGTGTGCTACATCACCCCGGCCGAACACCTGGCACTGCCGGATGTTCATGATGTCAGAGAAGGGGTGAGAGCCACCCGCCTGGCCGTGCGTATCGGGGATCTGGCTAAGTATCCGGACCGGCGGGACACGGAAAAACAGGCGGCCCTGGCCAGAAGGGACATGCGCTGGGAGGACCTGTCCCGGCACCTCCTGTTCCCGGACATCGCTGAGGCCGTGCGTTCAGCCCGGGCCCCGGAAGAAAAACAGACCTGCACCATGTGCGGGGATTTCTGTGCCATGAAAAAAGGCATGGAACTATTTGAAACCGATATCAAAGAGAAGAGGTAA